The window TTCTTTCACCTATAAATCGAGTGCTTGTGGTTTTTTGAAGGGTTTGCTTGGCCCAGAGACAAATAGCTACTTTACTTTCTCTTTTGATACGTGTAATATATGCttgatagaatattttagatttaatttttgtttgaaaCCGCAGAATGGCGAGGATCAGGATCCGCGGTCGTTGAAGGGGTAGTGTCAACCTGGACCCAGTCCTgaagttgtgagttagagttaactctgaactcaggatccaagCCCACAGTTGTGactaactctgaactcaggatccaattcccacagttgtgagttagagttaactctgaactcaggatccagttccacagttgtgagttagagttatcTCTGCACTcaggatccaattccacagttgttgagTTGAGTTAAGTTAACTGAGTTAGAATCagtacattttcaatgagtaaaCTGTTCGAGTCAATCCTTAACCCACAACATTTAGATAGCATTGTAGTTGTAACGTCCTCGACGGAAGAGCAGTTTTCActagtctctctctctctctctctctctctctctctctctctctctctctctctctctctctctctctctctctctctctctctctctctctctctctctctctctctctctctctctctctctctctctctctctctctctctctctctctctctctctctctctctctctttctctctctctctctctctctctctctctctctctctctctctctctctcttctctctctctctctctctctctctctctctctctctctctctctctctctctcctctctctctctctctctctctctctctctctctctctctctctctcctctctctctctctctctctctctctctctctctctctctctctctctctctctctctctctctctcctctctctctctctctctctctctctctctctctctctctctctctctctctctctctctctctctctctctctctctctctctctctctctctctctctctctctctctctctctctcttaccTCTTTTCTCTTACTGCGACTGATCTTTGAAATCCACTTTGCACGCGTGAACCCCAAAGCGGAACCGAGTATACCCTGAGACACTTCCTTCCGATTGATTTCATTGAGGAATAATTTCTGAATATCCACGTGCAATAACTGAAATTAAACACGACAAATATTATGTTCGTTGCGATGCTTTTGCTGGAAAGGTCAAGTCTTAAGGGCCAGCCCTGTTAACAAGGGCACAATGAAAACAGCCATGTCATGTCTTTGGAGGTagccattttgtttgaaaGATCTATAGGGGCGCCCATCTTGATCAGACGAGTCTTTAGAGGCAACTATCTTGAGTAGATTGATCTATagaggcggccatcttggccGGAAGGAACTATAAAGGCGGCCATCTTGCCTAGATTGGTCGATAGAGGTCCCCATCTCTTCTAGAAGGGTGTACAGAGGCAGCATCTTATCTGGCCTCACGTCCATTATATTGACAGCGTGAAggtgtttgaataaatacccAGTTTTCACTAGAAGCTGCTATTCTTTCTAACTCCGCCTGAGCTTGTCTCGTAACGCTACCGCTTTCAGCATATCGGCTACGTCACGCCTCTTTTCGGCCATCACTTCCGGCGAAGCGAAAACTTTACACAAATCCAAATAATCGCCCAGAACACTCTCCAGGGGTAGAATCGGCATCTGAAAAAATACCCCCAAAAACGCACATGCGATTTAAacgcattttttcaaaaagtacCGGCGTTATCTATCGTTGTATTTAATGACGCCATTGGAGGAACTCATGAGTGCAGCCATCGTTTTTGCGACACCATAAGCATTCACGGGAATGGGTTTCTTGTATAGTTATGTCGTGACGTCAAAGGGGTATTCGAAAAGGTAGTGAGAGTAGTTATGTCACAGGCATCGTGACGTCATATGGATAACTGATGTCATACGGATATCTATCGGTGCAGCCATGTTGACGTCAAAGGGGGATTAAATATATACCTGATACGGCCGTAAGGATAtcggtgatgtcatagggtgatctATATGCTATCATTGTGCGATATTTGACGATCGGAAATTCACGGGGATGACGTCATAAAGGGATCTATGAAGGTAGCCATTTTATCACGAAAGTACTTACCCTTTGCGTCGATCCCGGCGTCGATGAGAATCTGATGATTTGACTGGAATTCGCGGCCAGAGTTTGAATTCTGGTGCGATTTGCTGCAATACGCGATAACATCTTCGACGATTTTCCTCGTTCCTGTATTTGCGAGAATCAGTTACTAAACTCCCTAGACGAAGATCAGAACTAATCGTGAAGAACAAAACGATCTCAATTTCCGTCACACATTATCAAAGAGAATTTATTATCTAGAATAGTGGAAAAAATGTCAACCACGAGCTTTGGCCAAGTGGTTTAAGCCGCTGATCGTCGGTCTCACCGATCTCGATCGTATTTCTTTCGACTGGGTACGAATCCCAGTAAAATTGACCGTTGGTCatagtttttcattttgattaagCCGAAACTATTTTGGTTCTAGCAATTACATTAAACGCCACATAGTTGAGTCTgccctaattactcgtcactcCGATATTACCACCAATTTAAATGATGACTTTTCTCAtaattcccttctttctaaatatatagcttcatgccttgccaaacaccTATTATTCACTCACTCACtattttactcaattaacctgtttcacacctgacgatgccctctagggtgagatcgaaactatgttttttttacattaaacaaataaattctcgatttaagaaaaaattattttcatcgtaCAGAGTGAGTTATTATAtaattatccgttcaccacgtttgagtgtggtaaTAAAACGAAACATTATTTTGGAGTGAAAACATACCCGATCTGAACTAGCAGCTGCCCGAAAATCAAGTGAATGTCACGTACAACAACATATGATTTTTAGCGGATGAGAGACCTGCTACGTTCAGTGTGTGGTGTCAGGTTTCAGACGTTAAGTCGGACTTATGTTAATATTGAGGCGTAAGCGTAAAAAACATATGTTTATCGTTGATTATGTTTGTGATGTTCTGCTGATGTATGGAAAGTCGGACTTATGTTAATATTGAGGCGTAAGCGTAAAAAACATATGTTTATCGTTGATTATGTTTGTGATGTTGAGTTTGGACGAATTGAACGTTATGAAGATTTCTACCTGGTCGCgaactggtattacctttaacccaggggctatcttaattcattttcgatttagTCAGCCTCCGGGTTAAGGGTAATACCGGTCTgcaaaaccgggccctggctGTAAGATAATTACCTTTGTTCAGGGTTGGATTTAGATTTCGTCGAATCGAAGATGCGAAAACTCCGTCgcaattaaatttcattgatatttggttGAAATCCTGATGACGCCATCCGGTGGTCGGAAACCTGGTTACTCTTACAAAAATGGCGGCCAAGTTATTTTGTTGTAAACTATTAAGATCCGTTGATGACTCTGAATTTGTTCATTCATCTTTGATACAGGAAAACGaacaaaaaaaatccaatttgATTTCAACTTAAAAAACTGCAGCTTTTTCATTCTcagaatatatcgatgtattatcGAAAACTTGTCATTTCCAAAAAACCTTCAATTCAAACCTTGAAATTTGCTGAATGATTATAACAGTTCAAATTGACAACGTTCATGGATAGTGAAATCAGTGAAAAACGTGTATTTCTTATTTACGAGCTTACAACTACAAGAATCCTGGCCACGCCCCTTGCAATGATTGACATGATAATTAGATTCAGCTAGCCGCTGTAATGTTAATTAGTCGAAGTCCGTTTTAATAGTTCGACCATTTCTTGCATTGCCGTGTGGAAAGCTCGATTCACTACTTCTGATGTGGCGCCGTATTTTTCGTGATGTTTATATCCGCGGCAGTTTGTAACTAGCGAATCAGCGCTGGTCGTTGTATCGATCCAGTAAGCTTCGTTAGCTCCTCCTCCGCCGATTGTCAGCTGGTCTTGCGGTATCTAATTACAAAGAAAAGAACGTAGTTCAGAGTACTGTAGATATGTTATTCCCCACGCGATAAATCGAATAGGCTTCTTGAAAATGataatccaccaggtgtcgctattgtgcagtaggacatcgactacatcaactactgcagcaatagaggattccacttgtggcaagtgaggatccaccaggtgtcactagtaaGCAGTAGGACATCGACTACATCAACTAAtgcagcaatagaggattccacttgtggcaagtgaggatccaccaggtgtcgctagtgtgcagtaggacatcgacTACTGCGGCAAGAGATGATTCTTTGACTTGCGGCCAGTGAGGAtgcaccaggtgtcgctagcatgtagtaggacatcaactgcTGCGAAAATAAAGTATTGCCGCTAGCTAAAGGTTATAACTGAAGCTTACGATGCTTATTCCCAATCCCTCGGGGCCGATGATGGTTTCGTCAGTGTCGTCGAAAGGGTGAACTTTTGGCAAACCGAGTTGATCAGCTATAATATCCAGAGCATAAAGATGAAGTAATGTTCCTCCGTATTTGAAactctgaaaaaaaatgtgaCGAGTTTTCGATACGAATTTGATTTTGGGCGTTTAGACACAGGCCAGACACACTATAGGTGGAGCCACTAGTAGGCGGATTTTGTTGAGGGTTTTTACCATACGTAAAGTCTCTTGATTTTTATCGTTAGCAGTTTTCATCAGGGCCACCCGTTCTTGGTCCTAAAATGTAAAGTAAGCTAAGACATTACGAATCCAATTCGTCCTtggctgggattcgaacccaattgCGAATGACGAGCGGCCGGACTAACCGTTATATTTGAATCGTCCATACTGTCGACCCAATCCTTAGTTTCCTGATGACTGAAATTATGGTAGTGCATGTTGTCTAAGTTCATAGGCTTAGCGTATGAGTACATCGGCAACATTTCTCCAGACAACCTGAAAGTGAAAGGTTATTAACAAATCAACGCAATTCTGAAGCAATTATAAGCGATTTTCCGATAGAAAGTTCGGCTCTATCCCAAAAATTTGGCTCGATTCCAAGTGAACGAGGTCTTACCGTTTTGTAGCGAGCGATAACGCCATTGTGAAGAATGCGTGAGGACTCATTCCTAATTTCTTAACAACTTCTCTACCGATATTTCTACTAACAAGTGGTAGCGTAGTGGAGACCGCTCCATCGATCATTCTGTGGATAAGAAGTGACAGTGAAATTACGCGCATTaaccgggactcgaacccaggCCGTATACACGCAGACCAAGCGTGCTAACCAGTagacaaatgaaactagtccACTTGGTCTGTGGTTAGAGTCGTATTTggcagatgttatgatattttacttacttaTCGAAATATTCTTTGGTTTCGTTTATTTTTTGGCGCATGGAGTCGTCGAGATTCCATGTGAGTTTATCAACCTCTGGAACTGTAGCGTCTCCGGGTAGATATTCTATAGTTCCGTCTTTAACCAGTTTCCTGAATGACAAAATATCGACATTTCCAAAATATTTCCTAAATAATTTGCTTTAAATTTGATTATAATTCGTCGCAATTTGCCCTGAAAAAAATGACTTGGTAAACTCGACGTAGACCCCCCACGAAGGTACTTCCTGCTTCACTGGGTCAATCTAACAGGCAAATCGACTACAGACACCGAGTAGACTGATCATCGGCTAATCAATCAATTCACTAATTACCAGGATTAAACTGCAATTAATTCATTGCTATAATAGCATTGTCGCTAATGATGCAGGGTTTGATTTTTTGGCGAAGTCTAGCGCTTGAAAttaatgataagacagtttgATCATccattcaaataataatctattCTTGAACACGGATGTAACTTTCTATTTCGTCTCTAGATGGCACTGATAGTTCCATAAACTTACTCGAACATCGTCGTGTCTTTCGCAGCTAAGTGATTTGAATCGTGTACGAACCCGTCGTGTTCGCCGTCCTTCgctctaaaaaataaatatgataaatATAGCCGcgaagcagcgataacgggttttcagaaaaatacaataaatacaGCGGcgaagcagcgataacgggttttctgctgcCGTATTATGACATTTCCGCGAGAAATACGTGACCACACACTGACGCACAGTAGACTGACGCTGAAACTGTGTAGTCACCACAGAGAcacgaattcaattcaactatTCAGGGTTATAAGGATCACAAGGCATGAAATAGATATGTTGGTCTGAGATCTCCCCAGCTATAGACAAACGCAGGGGATTTATCATGAAATGACTTACAATGCTTCATGTATTTCCTCTAGATATCTGGAAGTTTTGAGAAACTCCCCGTACGGGACATCTACCAGTAACCCTGTTGTTCCGTTCATTCCAATTACAATCTCGaacacaaaaaaataaaaataaaaatgaaaaacatgaaaaatcatCCATCAGCGCCCTCTGGTGTATATAGTGTTAACTAGACATTCAATAATGCCCCTGGTATCGATACAGTTATAAAGACATATATTAGTGTACTCTGTTGTCTAAACACTAAACTAACTAAGGGGTACTTCCATGTTGAACTATAGAAAGAGTACTATAGATCCAAAGTGTCGCCTCCTAGTGACTACACTATGAACTAGGCAAACGTGACCGCCGTCTGGTGCCTATCCATTGGACATGACAAAACCCGTACCTCCCTCTGGTGTTTATGCAGAGAACTAAATGTCAACAATATTTCCCATGGAACCCAAACTGTGATCAAACCTAGACGTACGAAACCGCCACCTGGTGTCTGTATCATCAGACAACTTCGCTTACATGTAGAATCTTGTCACTCCACCTATTGGCGGCGTACGTACGACTGCTATGACCGAACCATGTTTGCCTGTGCGCGTTGTCTCCGCTGTATGGTAAATCTCTACCGATATCCAAACAAACCATCAACATCGCTTCCTTTATCGCGTAGATACTTCGACGATTCGTCGCGTCTGTAATTAAACAGTTAACCTTTTACACGTCACCCACCTGGTAGTGACGGTCGATATAGGGTCCTTAGAGAAAGGGTGTAATATAAAAAGTACACCTAAAAGCAAAATAAACTTTAATTTCCAAGAAACACTTCGACCGGACTCGTAGGATTTAATCTCATATTAGTTCCAGACCTTACCGGTATTTAATTGGCTGTAGACATCCGCCCATTGGTCACGTGGTAGTGTCGGCAGAATACCGATGTCGGGGTCAAGGCCGTTCTCCGTCTGCGCTCGATTACAAATATTGTCGAGCTGCGCGCGCAGCTGATCTTCAGTGAATAGCCGATGACGTTCCATGACGGGTaatttaaaaaactgaaatcacatgaaacaaatgatgacgtcatagggggataAGTGAGAGCGGACATCCTGTACAACGAAGAATTAAGGCAACAATTGCCATTCAAAGAAGGATTATTGATCATATCCTgactaaaacatttgaaaatgtcaaAGGGGGAAATAGAGCTGAAATCTTTCTCAGACGCGTCagctatagatcaaatcatcGAATGAatcaatgacgtcataggggggTATGCTTTACCTGATTCTGGCAAGCGATGATCAGATATTCACTTCCGGTTGCGATGTGTTTTGTATGCGGCACCAGTTCGTCGTAGCCTCGATGTGGAGTCAGGTAGGCGTAGGTATTCTGACCGGGATACAGTCCAGTGTTAGGAACTGTGATTCCGCTGTGTACCCGCTGCGGGGCCATATCCCTGTACGAGTGAgcgttaaaaataaaatacttcAAACTCAACGTCTACAGCTTTTATCCGGCCGACGAATccgtggacccagttctacagtaaCCTGTGCTTGAT is drawn from Tubulanus polymorphus chromosome 10, tnTubPoly1.2, whole genome shotgun sequence and contains these coding sequences:
- the LOC141912195 gene encoding carnitine O-acetyltransferase-like; this encodes MERHRLFTEDQLRAQLDNICNRAQTENGLDPDIGILPTLPRDQWADVYSQLNTDATNRRSIYAIKEAMLMVCLDIGRDLPYSGDNAHRQTWFGHSSRTYAANRWSDKILHIVIGMNGTTGLLVDVPYGEFLKTSRYLEEIHEALAKDGEHDGFVHDSNHLAAKDTTMFEKLVKDGTIEYLPGDATVPEVDKLTWNLDDSMRQKINETKEYFDKMIDGAVSTTLPLVSRNIGREVVKKLGMSPHAFFTMALSLATKRLSGEMLPMYSYAKPMNLDNMHYHNFSHQETKDWVDSMDDSNITDQERVALMKTANDKNQETLRMVKTLNKIRLLVAPPIVCLACV